ATGGCATGGTAGCAACAGCAACAGTTAAAGCTCCTAATTTTTTAGCGATTTTTGCAATGATCGGAGCTGAACCAGTACCGGTTCCACCACCAAGACCGCAGGTGACAAATACCATGTCTGCGCCTTCTAATTCGTCTCTAATCTCATCTTCACTTTCTTCAGCGCATTCTTCACCAACGGATGGTTCTCCACCAGCACCTAATCCTTTAGAAGTTTGTCTTCCTAAAAGAATCTTTTTACTGGATTGACTGTAGAATAAATCTTGAGCATCAGTATTGACGGCAATGGTGGTTGCTCCTTCAATACCCATCTCGTTTAATCTTGAAATAGTGTTGTTTCCTGCTCCTCCAGCACCAACAACAAATATATTAGTTTTTACGCCTTGAATAATATTAATTAAATCTTCATCGATATCAGAAGAGATTTTTTCTGGTTGTTTCTCTTCCATTCTTTGTTCAGATTCTTTTATTGCATCATCTATAATTTTCACAACTTAACACCACAATTCTGCTATTAAAAATTAATTGTTAAATATTTATATAGTAAGTAATATTTAAATGCACCTACTATTTAAATTATTGGGAAAAGATACCAAAAAATTAAAAAAAATTTAATCTCTTGGCATTGCAATAATTTCATGGATTTTCATGTTAAACAGATTTTTAGAGTTGACCGGAGTTAAAATAACTGCAGTGTCCACTCCATGAGCTCTGCCCCCGATGGCCATTATTTCTTCACCTACAGGAACGAGACCTGCATCTGCAGCCATAAGAGAAATTTCTGCAGAAACTTTGACACCATGTGAAAACATTCTTAAAGTATCTGCCACAACATCCAATGGGGAAAATCCTCCGTATTTATTGGTAACGCCTCTTGCAGCACCGCTGAATGCATGCAAACCCTGATATGTTTTTATTCCAACATTTTCTAATTTTGCAATCATTTCATTGGAAATATCTGATTCATTATCTCCGCTGAATCCGACATTGTGGGAAACATTGATAATAGTAATATCGTCATTGTCAATTGCATTGTGCAGTTTCAATGCGGATTCGCCAGTAGTTGATGCTATCAAAATATATTTAATATTTTTAGCAACATCCAGTTTATCTTTAACAGCCAAAATCAATTCATCAGTGTAGTCTTCTCCTTGCTTATCAAAATATGTTATGAACCTTCTTGCCATAATCCCACATCCCAATAGATAATTATTATAATCCCTATTGTGTTATATACTATATAATTAATTTTTATTAAAGATTTTTATGAAAGATTTAGAAGATATCAAACATGTAATAAATGGAGACTACATTGTCATTCCAATCGAAACAGGCTACATCAAGCCCAATGAAGATTTAAATTCAATAATAAATCCTGCACGCGAGCTGATGGAAGATAATGATTATTTAGTTATAGCTGAAACCCCTATTTCAGTTTCACAAAACAGATTAGTTGATGAGTCCAAATACACCCCGTCACTGACTGCCAAATTTTTAACAACAGTCTGGAGCAAATACATATGGGGATATGTTTTAGGACCGCTTCTCGGAATTAAAAAAAGAACAATCAAAAATTTAAGAAGACTTCCTGAAGAAACTAAAGCTCACAAAGAAGTAGTTCTTCAGCTATATGGCCTTAAACATGCACTTAAACCGGCTTCCGAAGCGGGAATTGATTTAAGCAATGCTCCCGGAACATATGTGTCACTTCTTCCGGAAAATCCCGAAGGCGTTGCAAAAGAAATTAAAGATGAAATCGGAAAAGACGTCTGTGTAATGATCATTGATACTGATGCAACATATATGAAAAACGGGAAATACTTTACAGGCCTCCCTATTGCCATTGACGGAATTGAAGCAGACAAAGGATTTTTTGGCTACTTCAAAGGACAGCTTTCAGAGAATATGGGATCAACACCTCTTGGATGCAGCGAAAGCATTGATGTTGAAACTGCTTTAAAGATAGCAAACATTGCTGAAGACTATCAGAGGTCACTGTCAACTGAAATGAAAACCATTCACAGCGTAAAAGCAGTACTTGGCAGTGAAATTGATGAAGTTACTGTGGAAGCACTTGACTCAATAACCCACACCCCTGCAGTCATCATTCGTAAACAATAAATATTATAAAAAACAGAACTTAACATTAATATATTGTTTATTTTTCAAAAATAGGATATATAAACATAAGCACTTAGGGGAAATTAAATGATAGATGATCCATTAGTAAAGACATTATTAACAAACGTTGTTGAAGATGAAAGCAATTTACCTATTGTTGAAGCACTGGAAAGCGGTGTGGAAACTGATGAAGAAATAGCCAAAAAAACTGGAATCAAATTAAATATTGTTAGAAAAGTGCTTTACAAGCTTTACGATTTAGGATTAGCTAGTTATAAAAGAAGTAAAGACCCTGAAACTCAATGGTTTACATATTCATGGAAATTTGAAAAAGAAGAAGTTATCAATCATATCAAAAAAGATTCAGAACAGTATTTGAAAATGCTAAATGATGAACTTGAACATGAAGAAAACAACATGTTTTTCGTCTGCCCTCAGGGCCATGTCAGATTTGATTTTGATGCTGCTTCAGATTATGAATTCTTATGTCCTGTCTGTATGGAAGAGCTGGAATTTCAGGACAATAATGATCACATTAAACAACTCAAAGAAGACATAAAAATGGTAGAAAGTAATTTTAATTCATTTAATAAACAAAATAGTTAATCAGATAAAATGGAGATAGAATTACTTAAAAAAGAAAATACCCCTAAAAATGTTATCGAACATTGTATAGCAGTTTGCAGAAAAGCTATGAAAATAGCTTCTAATTTTGATAATGCGGATTTGGATTTAATCCGCAAAGGCGCTTTACTCCATGACATAGGAAGGTCCAGAACTCATGATTTAACCCATGCAATTGTTGGAGTTGAAATTGCACGTTCCCACGGATACGACGAAGATGTCCTCAACATTATTGAAAGACATATCGGCGCAGGAATTACCGCAAAAGAAGCTGAAGAGTTAGGACTTCCAGTTAAATCATATGTTCCGCAGACTTTAGAGGAAAAAATTGTAGCCCATGCTGACAATTTAGTAAGCGGAGATAAGGAAGTGGACGTGGATTATGTTATTGCGAAATGGAATCGCAGAATGGAAAATCCTGAAGATAACATTAAAAGACTTATTGAACTTGATAAAGAATTAATTAAAGCTTTTGAGGAATAACATGAAAGTAATATGCTCTAGTGAAGAATCTTTGTACCGTCCCGAAGCAGTCAGATGGAGACAGAGGATGGAAATGATGGAACCTCTCGGAGATACAGTTGTCCTATTGCCGTGCAGTATGAAAAAACCTTATTCAAATTCCAAATCACATCAGAAATTCAGAAAACTTACAAGGTCATTTCAGGAACTGATTGTAACTTCCCCATTTGGAATCTGTCCAAGGGAACTTGAAAACACATTTCCTATCCAGTCCTATGATGTAAGTACAACAGGCAAATGGTCTGAAGATGAAATTGAAGAGAGCGGAAGATTAATAGAAAAATACACAAAAGGAAAACGTATTGTTGCAAATCTTGCAGGAGGTTATCTCCAGTCACTTGAAGCTTACTGTGATGATTTTGTAAATGTCTGCGTTGACGAACGACCTACTTCCCCTGAATCCCTTTACAATTTAAGGATGGAGCTTAAAAATCACGAAAAGATTTCAAGAAGGCAAAAGACTCTGCATGAGCTTAGATCTATAGCAAAATATCAGTTCGGTGAAAATGGAGATAAATTTATACCGGACAACGTGAAAACCAAAGGAATGTATCACAAAAGAATATTATCAAACGGCAATCAGCTGGCATTGCTCAATAAAGATCACGGCCTTTACAGATTAAACCTTCCAGGAGGAGAAATCCTTAAGGATTTGGGCATCAATATAGTAAGCATTGATTTTAATCTTGAAACCAATACCGTTTTCGCTCCGGGAATTGAAAAGGCAGACCACAACATCATTCCGAACGATGAAGTGGTTGTTGTTCGCGATGATTCTGTTGTCGGAGTAGGTAAAGCTGTCATGACCGGTCGTGAGATGGAAGAATGTGACAATGGTATTGGCGTGAAAATCAAACATAGATTTAAATAACATTTTGTTAATATAACAACATATATAAATACTAGAAATATTTATACTAATAAATACAAAAAATAGGAGACTACTTATGTCAGAAGATTTAGTAAATGATATTAAAGACGCAGTTTCTGTAATTAATGACCCTCACATGGGCATAAGCATTGTAGAAATGGGCATTGTACAAAATATTACCGTAGACGGAGACCAAGCAGAAATTACCCTTAAACCAACAAATCCTGGTTGTATGAGTATCACACGTATTGCAGCTGATGCTAAGGTAAGAGCTGAACACGTCGAAGGTATTGAAAATGCAAAAATTATCGTTGAAGGACATGCTATGGCAGACTCCATTAACGAAATGATTAACAGATAAAATTTTAAAATTTAACTAAAATCTACAAATAACCGAAAGAGTTATATATAGTAACAAATATAAGTATAAGTGTTGACAGTTAACTGTCACACTAATTACATAGGCTAGTGGCACAGCTTGGTTAGCGCGCTCGGCTGATAACCGGGAGGTCATGGGTTCGAATCCCATCTAGCCTACTTCTAACTATTTTTAAGACATTTTTCAAAAAAGTGACAATTTTATCGAATTTTTTTAGAGCAATTTATTTATACCACTTCGAACATATTTTAACTTGAATGTACAAAAAGTTGGAATGATGATTAAAATGTGGGAAAAGATAAATGAAAAATTCAAAAAATACCCTGCAAGAATAAGAGTTGCAGAAAAAATGATTGAACTTGGACTGTCAATTAATGACGATGGAAAAATCTACTGCGGAAATTTAAAAATCAGCGATAAAGCATTGGCTACTGCTGCTGAAGTAGACAGAAGAGCAATAAAATCAACAATCGAAGTCATCAAAGAAGATGAAGAACTGAACAACTTATTTTCAAACATAATTCCTGCAGGAACACTGCTTAAAAACATTGCAAAAAATCTTGATTTAGGAGTAATTGAAATAGAAGTGGGATCTGAAAGCGAAGGAATACTCGCAGCTACAACAAATCTGATAACAAAAAAAGGAATGGGTATTAGACAAGCCTATGCCGAAGACACAGAGCTTCAAAAAACACCAATATTAACAATAATTACAGAAGAGCCTGTGAAAGGCGATCTGATAAATGAATTTTTAAAAATAAAAGGAGTAACAAGAGTGTCAATCTACTGATTGATTTGTTCCATTCTTGCTTTTTCCATTTCTCTATCCTCTTCTTCGAGGATATCCAATAACTCTTCCCAAGCTTCTAAAGATTCTTTAGCAGCTTCTTCAGTTAATTTTTCAATTGCAAAACCAGCATGGATTAAAACATAATCGCCAACTTCCACTTCAGGTAAAAGGTCTAATTTTGCTTGTTGTCTTGCTCCACCAAAGTCAGCAACCAACAAATTTTCTTCTCTATCTATCTCAATAACATGAGCGGGTGCTGCAATACACATATTTCCATCTCCAAAATTTTAATATATACATTATATAATAAATGATATTATATAAAATTATCTAATAAGGAGTTTAATAATGAATATTGTTATCGGTTCAGGCCCTGCGGGAAGATTAGGTTCCCTTGAGCTTGGAAAATTAGGAAAAGATGTTACTTTAATTGAAAAAAATCATATAGCTGGAACTTGTTTAAATGAAGGATGCATGGTTGTCTGTGCATTAACTGACATTACAAAATACATTGATTTGACTAACAGATTCAATGAACACGGATTTATTAAAAGCCAATTAGACATTTCCTACGATAAAATTGTAGAAAAAATCGTTGAAACCCAAGAAAAACTAAGACACCTGAACCAGCTGGAAAATGAAAGCTATGGAAATAAAATCATATATGGAGAAGCAAGCATTGACGGCGAGACCGTTAAAGTAAACGGTGAAAGCTTTGAATATGACAATCTCCTGATAGCTACCGGCGCACGTCCGTTTATTCCAGACATTAAAGGCAGCGAATACGGACTTACCAACAAGGACATTTTAAAGCTTGATGACGTTCCGGAAAAGTTAAACATTATCGGAGGAGGAATTATAGCCTGCGAAATAGCTAATATCTATTCCACACTCGGAAGTGAAGTCAACATTATTGCAAGAAGCAGAATCCTTAAAGAGATAAGCGAGACTTCAAAAAAATATGTTCTTGAAAACATCATGGGCGACATTAACGTGTTTGAAAACACAAACGTTGCAGAAGCATTTAAAGACAAAGTCATAACCGACAACGGCGATGAGCTGGAAGGAGTTCCTTTTTTTGCAACAGGAAGAGTTCCTAACAGTGAAATAGCTGAAGGCACGGTTGAGCTTGACAGTGACAGAAGCATTAAAGTTAATGAAATGATGAAAACTAATGTTGAAAATATATATGCTGCAGGAGATGTTACCGGAGGATATCAGCTGACACCAGTAGCTAGAAGAGAGGGTATCACCGCTGCAAGAAATATTGCAGGATACTCAAATAAAGTAAGCTACCATTGCATTCCTCAAACATTAAGTCTGAACACTGAAGTGAGTTTTGTTGAAAATGAAAAATCCGAGTGCAGTGAAGAGGACAAACAAATCATTGGAATTCCGGGAATTGCAGGACCTCATTCATTCTGGAACATTCTAAACGGTGATACAGGTTATACTGAAGTTGAATTTGACAAGAAAAACAATAAAATCAATAGAATCAATTCAATATCTCCATCATCTGTAAGTGATGTTGCATATCAGGCATATTTAATGAGAATGGATTATGACCTGGACAATTTCGATGAATTTTTGGAAATCCATCCGTCTACAGATTCAAACTATAAAATTATAAAAACAATGTGGTTGTAATTACCACTATTCTAATTTTTTTAACATTTTGTCTATAAGCTCATCACCGGCATTGAGACACTTATCTGCATAAATCAGATTGCATTTCTTCATTGAATCATAATTGGCGAATGCCTCTTCAATGCTTTTGCATACATCACCTATTTCAGATTCAATCATTGCTCCTTTATATACGCCGGCCATGTTCTGGTATCTTCCCCATTTTACTTTTGTCAGTGTGATGATAGGGATTTTGGACGCTACCGCCTCCTCAAGAGACACTCCGTCATCAGTCAGCACCGCTAAATCTGCATATTTAAACAGATGACTTATCCAGTCAATGTATCCTGCATAGATAATCTTTTCTTCATCAATCATGTCCATATATTCATCATGGAGAGGCAGACCGAGCAGAACAAGATTGTATTTGTCGCTGCATTTACAAGCAAGGTTTATCGCATCTATCATGCCCTTGAATATTGATGAGCCTGATGAAAACATGATTGTCTTTTTATTTTCATCAAAATTAGGAAATTCCTTAAGTTTTTGAAGTGCAATGTCAGCGTCACCTTTGCCGATATTGTCTGCTAAAGGATAAAAAGTCTTTTCGATATTTTTCGGCAGATTTTGCCATCTGAACTTATCGATTTCAGGGAATAAAAAGGAAGGGTTCATTTTAGGACAGACCTTTGAATCGAGAGGTGTTGATATTAAAGAAAAAACAGGTTTTCTGGCAAGTTTAGCACCTAATGAAGCAACAATAGCTCCACCTCCTAAAACACCAACTACAAAATCATAATTTTCTTTTCTTATTAATGATCTTGCCTTAAATGATGCAGGAATAAGTTTCAGAGCACCTTTCAATGCGGATGCTTTAGTGGCTACGTGACCTCCTGCCTGAGGAATTGATATTTTATGCCAGGAATATCCGTTCTTTTCAAACAATATTCCAGGTGCGGACTCATCCAGAGCTATTTCACATTCAACATTTCTCTTTTCCAATGCCTTTACAACATTGAGTGCAATAGATGCGTCTCCGCCTAATCCTCTTCCGGTAACTACCAACAAAGCTTTCATTATAACTGCCTACCTAACCTTACTTTTTGATTTTTCGGAACATATCTTTGAGGATGGTCTGCATGAGGATTATATAATAATCTTCTGAATCCTAAACTGATCAGTAACGGATTAGTGACATCGTACTGCTTGTCTTTAAGAATCCATTTTCTAAGTAAATCGCCTAAGCCCCCTCCGGTTAAGACATCCATGAAGTAATCCCCGAAGGTAGGGTCAAGAAGTCTGAGATTTTGTCTGAAGAATACTTTAAGAGTATTTCTTCTAACAAATGCAATCAGTGCTGTAGTAACTATAAACAGGAAAATAAGACTCCATAAACCTCCGACCATATAGAATGAAACTCCTAATGCAATTGCAAAAACATGGTTTCCGACTTCTCCCAGCATGATTTTTCCTGAAAAATCAAGCGGACAGTAACCTAAAACTACAATAAGAAGCAGTACAGGAGTATAGAATGCAGGAAGCTCAGCAACGTCAGGAGATGCAAACAGTACCATCATTATCATTGTTACAACAGACATTATCATTGTTACAATACATGCTGAACCCGGCTGCATATCCGAAATATTTAGCGGCTGTACGAGAAGCGCAATAAATAATGAAGATACACCAAGTCCCATAAGGTAACCTGCAACCACTACAAGAATCATTCCGATTCCTCTTGACAGCT
Above is a window of uncultured Methanobrevibacter sp. DNA encoding:
- a CDS encoding HypC/HybG/HupF family hydrogenase formation chaperone translates to MCIAAPAHVIEIDREENLLVADFGGARQQAKLDLLPEVEVGDYVLIHAGFAIEKLTEEAAKESLEAWEELLDILEEEDREMEKARMEQINQ
- a CDS encoding cell wall biosynthesis protein, translating into MYTSIIIALIFVFLLSLIGTGIVNIIFRFLGKRGYLGNLFPNVRGGIPRAVGIVPFVILAFYFLPGYNSLILIIGVFALIDDILGRKKSPFGVEWGQLSRGIGMILVVVAGYLMGLGVSSLFIALLVQPLNISDMQPGSACIVTMIMSVVTMIMMVLFASPDVAELPAFYTPVLLLIVVLGYCPLDFSGKIMLGEVGNHVFAIALGVSFYMVGGLWSLIFLFIVTTALIAFVRRNTLKVFFRQNLRLLDPTFGDYFMDVLTGGGLGDLLRKWILKDKQYDVTNPLLISLGFRRLLYNPHADHPQRYVPKNQKVRLGRQL
- a CDS encoding glycosyltransferase, giving the protein MKALLVVTGRGLGGDASIALNVVKALEKRNVECEIALDESAPGILFEKNGYSWHKISIPQAGGHVATKASALKGALKLIPASFKARSLIRKENYDFVVGVLGGGAIVASLGAKLARKPVFSLISTPLDSKVCPKMNPSFLFPEIDKFRWQNLPKNIEKTFYPLADNIGKGDADIALQKLKEFPNFDENKKTIMFSSGSSIFKGMIDAINLACKCSDKYNLVLLGLPLHDEYMDMIDEEKIIYAGYIDWISHLFKYADLAVLTDDGVSLEEAVASKIPIITLTKVKWGRYQNMAGVYKGAMIESEIGDVCKSIEEAFANYDSMKKCNLIYADKCLNAGDELIDKMLKKLE
- a CDS encoding NAD(P)/FAD-dependent oxidoreductase produces the protein MMNIVIGSGPAGRLGSLELGKLGKDVTLIEKNHIAGTCLNEGCMVVCALTDITKYIDLTNRFNEHGFIKSQLDISYDKIVEKIVETQEKLRHLNQLENESYGNKIIYGEASIDGETVKVNGESFEYDNLLIATGARPFIPDIKGSEYGLTNKDILKLDDVPEKLNIIGGGIIACEIANIYSTLGSEVNIIARSRILKEISETSKKYVLENIMGDINVFENTNVAEAFKDKVITDNGDELEGVPFFATGRVPNSEIAEGTVELDSDRSIKVNEMMKTNVENIYAAGDVTGGYQLTPVARREGITAARNIAGYSNKVSYHCIPQTLSLNTEVSFVENEKSECSEEDKQIIGIPGIAGPHSFWNILNGDTGYTEVEFDKKNNKINRINSISPSSVSDVAYQAYLMRMDYDLDNFDEFLEIHPSTDSNYKIIKTMWL
- a CDS encoding DUF5591 domain-containing protein, with amino-acid sequence MKVICSSEESLYRPEAVRWRQRMEMMEPLGDTVVLLPCSMKKPYSNSKSHQKFRKLTRSFQELIVTSPFGICPRELENTFPIQSYDVSTTGKWSEDEIEESGRLIEKYTKGKRIVANLAGGYLQSLEAYCDDFVNVCVDERPTSPESLYNLRMELKNHEKISRRQKTLHELRSIAKYQFGENGDKFIPDNVKTKGMYHKRILSNGNQLALLNKDHGLYRLNLPGGEILKDLGINIVSIDFNLETNTVFAPGIEKADHNIIPNDEVVVVRDDSVVGVGKAVMTGREMEECDNGIGVKIKHRFK
- a CDS encoding TIGR00295 family protein, translated to MEIELLKKENTPKNVIEHCIAVCRKAMKIASNFDNADLDLIRKGALLHDIGRSRTHDLTHAIVGVEIARSHGYDEDVLNIIERHIGAGITAKEAEELGLPVKSYVPQTLEEKIVAHADNLVSGDKEVDVDYVIAKWNRRMENPEDNIKRLIELDKELIKAFEE
- a CDS encoding pyruvate kinase alpha/beta domain-containing protein; amino-acid sequence: MARRFITYFDKQGEDYTDELILAVKDKLDVAKNIKYILIASTTGESALKLHNAIDNDDITIINVSHNVGFSGDNESDISNEMIAKLENVGIKTYQGLHAFSGAARGVTNKYGGFSPLDVVADTLRMFSHGVKVSAEISLMAADAGLVPVGEEIMAIGGRAHGVDTAVILTPVNSKNLFNMKIHEIIAMPRD
- the tfe gene encoding transcription factor E, which translates into the protein MIDDPLVKTLLTNVVEDESNLPIVEALESGVETDEEIAKKTGIKLNIVRKVLYKLYDLGLASYKRSKDPETQWFTYSWKFEKEEVINHIKKDSEQYLKMLNDELEHEENNMFFVCPQGHVRFDFDAASDYEFLCPVCMEELEFQDNNDHIKQLKEDIKMVESNFNSFNKQNS
- a CDS encoding iron-sulfur cluster assembly protein, encoding MSEDLVNDIKDAVSVINDPHMGISIVEMGIVQNITVDGDQAEITLKPTNPGCMSITRIAADAKVRAEHVEGIENAKIIVEGHAMADSINEMINR
- a CDS encoding amino acid-binding protein, which gives rise to MMIKMWEKINEKFKKYPARIRVAEKMIELGLSINDDGKIYCGNLKISDKALATAAEVDRRAIKSTIEVIKEDEELNNLFSNIIPAGTLLKNIAKNLDLGVIEIEVGSESEGILAATTNLITKKGMGIRQAYAEDTELQKTPILTIITEEPVKGDLINEFLKIKGVTRVSIY
- a CDS encoding coenzyme F420-0:L-glutamate ligase produces the protein MKDLEDIKHVINGDYIVIPIETGYIKPNEDLNSIINPARELMEDNDYLVIAETPISVSQNRLVDESKYTPSLTAKFLTTVWSKYIWGYVLGPLLGIKKRTIKNLRRLPEETKAHKEVVLQLYGLKHALKPASEAGIDLSNAPGTYVSLLPENPEGVAKEIKDEIGKDVCVMIIDTDATYMKNGKYFTGLPIAIDGIEADKGFFGYFKGQLSENMGSTPLGCSESIDVETALKIANIAEDYQRSLSTEMKTIHSVKAVLGSEIDEVTVEALDSITHTPAVIIRKQ